The sequence AGGATCTCCTTTTCCTTGTGCTACTTTCAGTATCACATCTCCAGACTCTAATTCTTTACCTCTCCAAGCAGGCCCACCAGAAATTAATTCAGAAATTTCAACAGCATCATTTTTCTTTTGTAAACGAGCACCAATTCCTTCGAATTTTCCACTCATGCTTATATCAAACTTATCTTTTTCTTCTGGAGAAAAGTAAAAAGTATGTGGGTCAAATTGTTCAACAATAGAATTGATGAAAATGGAATACCAGTCGTTACTATCAAGCTCTTTCTCGATAAAGTCAAAATAATCATTTAGTGATTTAAGAGAACTTTCGCGAGCTTCTTTTTCAATTTCAGCAAAACTTTTTTCTTTATAAGAACTATCGTTTTTCTTTTTGTCTTTTTCTAATTTTTGTTTGTCGATAATAGTAGAAAGTGCAGACAATTTTAGCTGTCTTCTCCATCTATTTTTTAAATCCTTGTCGTTTTTTGCGTAAGGTTGATTTTCATAATCTGTACTTATTGATTCATCTATAGAAAAATCAAAAGGTTTAGCTAGTACAGCTTTATAAATCGATTTAGATTCGTTCACTCTTTTTATTAATCGAGTGTTAGTTAAGTAAAAGAAAGATAAGTCTTTATTTTTGATCATATCATCAATTACATGCTTGTATTGATCAAATTCTTTAATATCTGAATCTAAAAAAAATCTTTTTGTAGGATCTATCCCGTTAAGATATTTGTTATAAACCCTTTTAGAGAAGTTATCATTAATCTCAACAGGACTATAATGCCCCTTCTCTAAAACATAAGTCAGTAACTCTAAAAGTAATTTATCTTTCTCTGGGTCTTCGGTTTTGGTAGTAGGAACAAAGCTCCATAGAACTGCAGATAAGGCAGTTACTAGCAAAATAACCTTATAATTTCTTCTCATAAAATCAACAATTTGGGTCATTAATAATTTTTTAACTAAGGTACATAAAATATCATGCCAATATGTTGCAATGTACAATATTTTTTTCAAAAAAACCAATTTTTTTATTTGTACTCTCTTGATTTTCGGTTCCATTTAAATTATTTAAATTAGCAAAAAAATAATTCATGAAGAAACCACTCATTCTGGTAACAAATGACGATAGTATTGTGGCTCCAGGAATTCGCTTTTTAATTAGCGTAATGAAAGAGATAGGAGATGTGATAGTTGTAGCTCCAGATAGTCCGCAAAGTGCTATGGGACATGCGATAACAATCAATAATACGCTTCACATTGATAAGGTAAATTTAGACAAAGATATAGAACATGAATACAGTTGTTCGGGTACACCTGTAGACTGTGTAAAAATGGCAGTTCACGAAATTTTAAAGCGTAAGCCAGATTTATGTGTTTCGGGAATTAATCATGGTTCAAATTCCTCTATAAATGTTATTTATTCAGGGACAATGAGTGCAGCTGTGGAAGCAGGAATAGAAGGCATTCCTGCTATTGGTTTTTCACATTTAGATTATGGATGGGGAACCGATTTTGAACCGACAAAAGAATATATTAAAAAGATAACTTTGGAAGTTTTAGAACATGGTTTGCCTGAAGGAGTTGTCTTGAATGTGAACTTTCCAAAAACAGAAGAAGAACCAATAAAAGGCATTCAGGTTTGTCGTCAAGCGAAAGCAGCTTGGG is a genomic window of Flavobacterium jumunjinense containing:
- the surE gene encoding 5'/3'-nucleotidase SurE, with translation MKKPLILVTNDDSIVAPGIRFLISVMKEIGDVIVVAPDSPQSAMGHAITINNTLHIDKVNLDKDIEHEYSCSGTPVDCVKMAVHEILKRKPDLCVSGINHGSNSSINVIYSGTMSAAVEAGIEGIPAIGFSHLDYGWGTDFEPTKEYIKKITLEVLEHGLPEGVVLNVNFPKTEEEPIKGIQVCRQAKAAWVEKFDKRTNPQGKEYYWLTGEFVNLDKGEDTDEWALKNGYVSVVPVQFDLTAYHAIQTLNSWNLK